The sequence below is a genomic window from Gossypium hirsutum isolate 1008001.06 chromosome A11, Gossypium_hirsutum_v2.1, whole genome shotgun sequence.
GATAATCGCATCTTCAACTTCAGACATGATTTTCCCTCGAAAAGCATCAATGATCTTGGATAATAAGTTGAATAAATACAATAAGTATCATAACAGGAAAGATAAGTATCTCCGGCAGAACCTAAAGAACAAGATGGTAAACCTAAAAGATTCATGTATGTGATTTTTAACTGATGCATAATTTAGTTTTGTAGAATACTATTAACAACCCTATGGTTTAATGACAGAATAATGACTGATTCTATGTATTTGGAGGGTCCTTGAAGGATCATTTGTGGGACGTGGATGCTTCAATAAAAATGAAGAGTTCGATTGGCATAGTTGTCCGAATAGGCAACGATAGCATACCCTTGATAAAGCCAAGAAGCTCCACCATCTACACTTATGGAGATATCTTTCACATGACATTCATAGTCTGATAAAAATAGCTTGAGAGTTCCTTCTTCGTTTATAACAGTCGCTTTAAGCCACACCACCATGCCTAGAACCTATGAACCAGCAAATATAAACATCACGTCTACAAACCATCCtaacaatcaaaattttaaatagacGTTAGTTTGTTACTGGTTCTTTTAATATActtattatttgataaatatcaAACTATGACAAGGTAAAGGTTAGCATAATGGATAAGCACAAAGTTCTTTGATGCAAGATGATATGAACCAAAACCAGTACCATATAAAGAGGGGCTTAATAATGGGCATATGACAtctcaaataaccatgaaaaaaCTATGTAAATTTCCCAACtataaaacttcaaaatactataacATGGACaggttaaaacatacaaattataaattattcaaGCGGAACCTTCTTTCCGAGCTTAACTAAACTGAAACAACTATGGGAATAtgttaaatttttcaaaagttttttcaCCTTTGAAAGATTATATCCCTGTACTCATgaatatttaaacaaaaatgaaaagtGAAAGCCAAGATAGAACCAAATCAACAGTATCAATTACTTTGTTCTTTCAAAGTTCCCAACTGTTATCCCATACCTCAACAGTGGCAGTTCCTTGATCAGAAATAGTGACTATCCATGCTTTGTAAGAATACTTCCACTTCATATTCAACTTaagaaaaagaaggagaaaacagaatctaataattaaatacaGATCTAATAGAGTATAGACTctacataaaaaaataagaaaaacaaatcTTAAATCCAAAATCTCGTTTGTTTACAGAGaggaaaaaaaagtaatttcTGGATAATcaaacagagaaagaaaagaaacaactacctgaaaattaaagaaacaacTTCCTGAAAATTATATCAACCAAAGTAAATTAAAGagaaggaaaatatttttttattttaaaaaagaggaCTAGAAAAATGGCGAAAAAACACTTGCTGTTTAATAGCTTTTTGAGTGACCATTTTCTTCATGCCAGCAAATTTAGGGGCCTTTTTTGATTTTCCCATGGGTGCAGATTGAAACTTATTACAACAAAAACCCACAAAATAAAAACAGGGGAAGATAAAAGCCCAGATGGAAATCTGAAAATTTAGAACAAAGTGAAGTGGAATAATGCAATGGGTCAATGAAAAAGAAAGAGCATGACAGTTTCAGATCAGTGGAGCACAGGAATGCAAGAAGAATTCGAGATTTTTAAAAGAGAACTATTTACTTGGGAAAATTGGAAAGTAGCAGAAGCGGCGGAGAGAAACACCTAAAGGGTTTCAAGGATACCGATTTTAGGGGAAAAAATTAAGGGTTTCAGGGGGGAATTTGGGGATAAAACGGTGccatttttttattgaatattttttgtggtgttttttaaaaaaaataccgcTATTGCATATCTTTGCTggcatttttcataaaaacgctactaatctctattttatattttatttttatttttgtatttcatttttatttgttatcaatatttttatttatttatcattgtttttttaatctaatatttaaatatatcaaatggtttagattaaatatttttgaaaataaaagtattaattggttgtataaaattttatcatttaacaaatatcaagcaaaccttaaatcctaaaccatttaatatatataaaatttatctattatctcttaaataatttaaactataatcaaaattttaagatattaacattaatattatctcttttacaattatataagaaattatttaatatataaattaaaaaacactaattaatctaaaccctaaacccttaatccataaactctaaaccctaaaatcctaaaacataaacaattaaccctaaacccctaacccttaacccctaaccactaaactttaaaccccaacccttaaaccataatccataaaccttaaaatagtaactcataaatcttaaacccttaaccatataccctaaatcataaaccctaaactataatgataattgattcaatatttttaaattaatattatctcttctacaattatataagaaaatatttatcatataaattaaattaaaaacactaattaatctaaaccctaaacttataATCCATAAACATCCTAAAACATAAGTCCtgaacccttaacccctaacacctaaaccttaaaccccaaccatTAAAccacccttaaaccataatccctaaactcataatccataaaccttaaaatagtaactcataaacattaaacccttaACCAAATACTGTAAACcctaaattataatgataattaattcaatattttaaaattaatactatctcttttacaattatataagaaaatatttaacataaaaattaaaaaacaattagtcatataccaaaaatctttaaaattattttaaataatagtattttaaattttttttcattttttgtgccgtttttaaaaagcgccgctaaagcgaCTAAAAACTCAATACAAAACGACGACGTTTTGCAAAATTCTAAACGCCGCTAAatatcaagcattagcggcgttttttaaaaagcgccgctaatactcgatctttagcggcatttttaaaaaGTACCTTAAAGCCACTAAAGGCTCAATATAAAATGATAGtgttgtgttaattttttttgctgtgttttttgaaaaacactgctaaagatcaagcattagcggcgttttctaaaaagcgccactaatgcttgttgtttagtggcgtttttcattcaaacgctgctaaaaacctgttttgctgtagtgtagCCTAGATAGTCCGCTGATACTGTACTTGATGGTATTCAGGAATTCCATGAGATACatgcttggtcaacatgatgagtcaggaagaaaagaatgagcaatatactatctcagtaagaaattcactgaatgtgggacaagatattcgccaattaagaagttgtgttgtgccttaatctggacaacccgaagactgagacagtacatgttgtaccacacaacttggctcatTTCAAAACTGGATcctctaaagtacatgatggaatcgactgctttaaATGGAAGAATGGCCAGTGGTaaatttttctttctaaatttgatatagtctacatgaattaaaaggctataaaaggaagcacAATAGCAGACTTTCTggccagtagagctctagaagattacgagcctttgaactttgattttccgaATGAAAATCTAATGTACGTTGTAACCACTGAAGAAGACATTCAAGAAAGTCATCATTGGAAGCTAAACTTCGACGGAGCCTCAAACGATatgggtaatggaattggggcagtcctggCATCGCCAAATATAGATTattatccattcactagtaaattAGATTTTGACTGCACGAATAATATGGCAGAATGCGAAGCATGCATCATAAGCATTTGTGCAACCATAGAACGTAAGATCAAAGTGCTAaaggtatatggagattctgcactAGTAAACTATCAACTCAAAGGAGAATGAGAGACGAGAGACCCCAAGTTGATTAATTATTGAAGGCTAGTTTTGGAGCTAAttgaagagtttgatgacatcatcTTCTGCTatctttcacaagacgaaaatcagatggctgacgccttggctactttggcttccatgatcaaagtgaaTAAACAAGAGGATGTAAAACCTTTCCAGTTGAGTATTTATGATGCTCCGACTTATTGTtacaacatcaaagaaaaagaagaaaagaatgatcacccttggtaccatgatATACCGCAATATGTGAAGAATTGTGAATACCctgaccaagcaactgagaatgataaaagaacGCTGAGAAGATTAGCTGGTGATGATAAAAGGACGCTGAGAAGATTAGCTGGTGACTATGTCCTAGATGAagagatcctgtacaaaagaagaaaggatcatgtattactaagatatgtAGACACTGTTGAGGCtaaaaaaattttggaagaagtacGTGAAGGTGTCTGCGAAACACA
It includes:
- the LOC107924601 gene encoding putative BPI/LBP family protein At1g04970 isoform X2; this translates as MKWKYSYKAWIVTISDQGTATVEVLGMVVWLKATVINEEGTLKLFLSDYECHVKDISISVDGGASWLYQGFYLPLTVQICIDDRSSRHGYCSFTLVCLCERTYCEQMEVIFVHESTYS